One Equus caballus isolate H_3958 breed thoroughbred chromosome 17, TB-T2T, whole genome shotgun sequence DNA window includes the following coding sequences:
- the LOC138918461 gene encoding serine/arginine repetitive matrix protein 1, producing the protein MPRQGKEAASSAVRAAGEKRRPDAASPGPPPRRRPRVPGLPKRLSPALSAVVGAGSGVAGREGGDRERRLGREGEGAAEDRLERRLAVGAGNRTPPSARTRSPSRSLADSLPPAPPRDRRDPGTLRRAPQASTYSCHLHRGQLSPSQQRPPPPPAASGSSHPPAWVRAGRPSPPPSALLAVFTTFPPGQWRTPEDEPEGAGRGGVHASPAFFLQRTLYMVVRGRAKVAPAPRLLRRRLRILRRPPPPAQRRPPRWDPAAAVPAPSPPPRPLINICKALASSGPFHRSRCLQGFFSIPSPDAAQDRHYLELSLFDILWGAWGAGTALFYACGVSRQPGGS; encoded by the exons ATGCCCAGGCAGGGCAAGGAGGCGGCGAGCAGCGCGGTCCGAGCGGCTGGAGAAAAGAGGCGCCCGGACGCCGCCAGCCCGGGGCCGCCGCCGCGGAGGCGACCGCGGGTGCCGGGGCTCCCCAAACGGCTCTCCCCGGCGCTCTCCGCGGTAGTCGGAGCGGGCAGCGGGGTTGCGGGGAGAGAGGGGGGCGATCGCGAGCGGCggctgggaagggagggggagggggcggcggaGGACCGGCTGGAGAGGCGCCTCGCGGTTGGGGCCGGGAACCGGA CCCCGCCGAGCGCTCGCACCCGCTCACCCTCACGCTCACTCGCAGACTCGCTCCCACCCGCGCCACCGCGCGATCGCCGGGACCCCGGTACTCTTCGCCGCGCCCCCCAGGCGAGTACTTACAGTTGCCATCTGCATAGGGGGCAACTTTCTCCAAGCCAGCAGCGGCCGCCGCCCCCTCCAGCCGCCTCCGGCTCCTCGCACCCTCCGGCCTGGGTTCGCGCCGGccggccctcccctcccccctcggCTCTCCTCGCCGTCTTCACCACATTCCCCCCTGGTCAGTGGCGCACGCCCGAGGACGAGCCAGAGGGAGCGGGGCGCGGGGGTGTGCATGCATCGCCCGCCTTCTTCTTGCAGCGCACACTGTACATGGTAGTGAGGGGGCGAGCGAAGGTGGCACCGGCCCCTCGGCTGCTCCGGCGGCGGCTGCGGATCCTGCGCCGTCCTCCGCCCCCAGCGCAGCGGCGACCACCGCGCTGGGATCCAGCCGCCGCTGTCCCCGCGCCGAGCCCGCCGCCGCGGCCCCTAATTAATATTTGTAAGGCTCTTGCATCCTCTGGGCCGTTTCATCGCTCTCGGTGTTTGCAGGGgtttttctctattccttcccCAGATGCTGCGCAGGATCGTCATTATTTGGAACTCTCTCTCTTTGACATCCTTTGGGGAGCCTGGGGGGCAGGAACAGCGTTGTTCTACGCCTGTGGCGTGTCCCGGCAGCCCGGTGGCTCTTAA
- the SLITRK5 gene encoding SLIT and NTRK-like protein 5 produces MHTCCPPVTLEQDLHRKMHSWMLQTLAFALTSLVLSCAETIDYYGEICDNACPCEEKDGILTVSCENRGIISLSEISPPRFPIYHLLLSGNLLNRLYPNEFVNYTGASILHLGSNVIQDIETGAFHGLRGLRRLHLNNNKLELLRDDTFLGLESLEYLQVDYNYISVIEPNAFGKLHLLQVLILNDNLLSSLPNNLFRFVPLTHLDLRGNRLKLLPYVGLLQHMDKVVELQLEENPWNCSCELISLKDWLDSISYSALVGDVVCETPFRLHGRDLDEVSKQELCPRKLISDYEMRPQTPLSTTGYLHTTPASVNSVATSSSAVYKPPLKSPKGTRQPNKPRARPTSRQPSKDLGYSNYGPSIAYQTKSPVPLECPTACTCNLQISDLGLNVNCQERKIESIAELQPKPYNPKKMYLTENYIAVVRRSDFLEATGLDLLHLGNNRISMIQDRAFGDLTNLRRLYLNGNRIERLNPELFYGLQSLQYLFLQYNLIREIQSGTFDPVPNLQLLFLNNNLLQSMPSGVFSGLTLLRLNLRSNHFTSLPVSGVLDQLKSLIQIDLHDNPWDCTCDVVGMKLWVEQLKVGVLVDEVICKAPKKFAETDMRSIKSELLCPDYSDVVVSTPTPSSVQVPERTNAVTPAVRLNSTGAPAGLGAGGGASSVPLSVLILSLLLVFIMSVFVAAGLFVLVMKRRKKNQSDHTSTNNSDVSSFNMQYSVYGGGGGSGGHPHAHVHHRGPALPKVKTPAGHVYEYIPHPLGHMCKNPIYRSREGNSVEDYKDLHELKVTYSSNHHLQQQPPPPPPPQPQQQPPPPQLQLQPGEEERRESHHLRSPAYSVSTIEPREDLLSPVQDADRFYRGILEPDKHCSTTPAGNSLPEYPKFPCSPAAYTFSPNYDLRRPHQYLHPGAGDSRLREPVLYSPPSAVFVEPNRNEYLELKAKLNVEPDYLEVLEKQTTFSQF; encoded by the coding sequence ATGCACACTTGCTGCCCCCCAGTAACTTTGGAACAGGACCTTCACAGAAAAATGCATAGCTGGATGCTGCAGACTCTAGCGTTTGCTCTAACATCTCTCGTCCTTTCGTGTGCAGAAACCATCGATTATTATGGGGAAATCTGTGACAATGCATGTCCTTGTGAGGAAAAGGACGGCATTTTAACTGTGAGCTGTGAAAACCGGGGGATCATCAGCCTCTCTGAAATTAGCCCTCCTCGTTTCCCAATCTACCACCTCTTGTTGTCTGGAAACCTTTTGAACCGTCTCTATCCCAATGAGTTTGTCAATTACACTGGGGCTTCAATTTTGCATCTAGGTAGCAACGTTATCCAGGACATTGAGACCGGGGCTTTCCATGGGCTGCGGGGTTTAAGGAGATTGCATCTGAACAATAATAAACTGGAACTTCTGCGCGATGATACCTTCCTTGGCTTGGAGAGCCTGGAGTACCTACAGGTCGATTACAATTACATCAGTGTCATTGAACCCAATGCTTTTGGGAAACTGCATTTGTTGCAGGTGCTTATCCTCAATGACAATCTCTTGTCCAGTTTACCCAACAACCTTTTCCGTTTTGTGCCCTTAACACACTTGGACCTGCGGGGGAACCGGCTGAAACTTCTGCCCTATGTGGGGCTGTTGCAGCACATGGATAAAGTTGTGGAGTTACAGCTGGAGGAAAACCCCTGGAACTGCTCCTGTGAGCTGATCTCTCTCAAGGATTGGTTGGACAGCATCTCCTACTCGGCCCTGGTGGGGGATGTGGTTTGTGAGACCCCCTTCCGCTTACACGGCCGGGACTTGGACGAGGTGTCCAAGCAGGAACTTTGCCCAAGGAAACTTATTTCAGACTACGAGATGAGGCCGCAGACGCCTTTGAGCACCACGGGGTATTTACACACCACCCCAGCTTCGGTGAATTCCGTGGCCACTTCTTCCTCTGCTGTTTACAAACCTCCCTTGAAGTCCCCTAAGGGGACCCGCCAACCCAACAAGCCCAGGGCGCGCCCCACCTCTCGGCAGCCTTCCAAGGACTTGGGCTACAGTAACTATGGCCCCAGCATCGCCTACCAGACCAAATCTCCGGTGCCTTTGGAGTGTCCCACCGCGTGCACTTGCAACCTGCAAATCTCCGATCTGGGCCTCAACGTCAACTGCCAGGAGCGCAAGATCGAGAGCATCGCAGAGCTGCAGCCCAAGCCCTACAACCCCAAGAAAATGTATCTGACAGAGAACTACATCGCCGTCGTGCGCAGGAGCGATTTCCTGGAGGCCACCGGGCTGGACCTCCTACACCTGGGCAACAACCGCATCTCGATGATCCAGGACCGCGCCTTCGGGGATCTCACCAACCTGAGGCGCCTCTACCTAAATGGCAACAGGATCGAGAGGCTGAACCCGGAGTTGTTCTATGGCCTGCAGAGCCTGCAGTATCTCTTCCTCCAGTACAATCTCATTCGCGAGATTCAGTCTGGGACTTTCGATCCGGTCCCAAACCTCCAGCTGCTATTCCTGAATAACAACCTCCTGCAAAGCATGCCCTCAGGCGTCTTCTCAGGCCTGACCCTCCTCAGGCTAAACCTGAGGAGTAACCACTTCACCTCCTTGCCGGTGAGTGGAGTTCTGGACCAGCTGAAGTCACTTATCCAAATAGACCTGCACGACAACCCATGGGATTGCACCTGCGACGTGGTGGGCATGAAGCTGTGGGTCGAGCAGCTCAAAGTGGGTGTCTTGGTGGACGAGGTCATCTGCAAGGCGCCCAAGAAGTTCGCTGAGACGGATATGCGCTCCATCAAGTCGGAGCTGCTGTGCCCAGACTACTCGGACGTGGTGGTTTCCACGCCCACTCCCTCCTCCGTCCAGGTCCCAGAGAGGACCAACGCGGTGACCCCCGCCGTGCGTCTGAACAGCACCGGCGCCCCCGCGGGCTTGGGCGCGGGCGGAGGTGCGTCGTCGGTGCCCTTGTCGGTGCTGATCCTCAGCCTGCTGCTGGTTTTCATCATGTCCGTCTTCGTGGCCGCCGGGCTCTTCGTGCTGGTCATGAAGCGCAGGAAGAAGAACCAGAGTGACCACACCAGCACCAACAATTCCGACGTGAGCTCCTTCAACATGCAGTACAGCGTgtacggcggcggcggcggctcgggcGGCCACCCGCACGCGCACGTGCACCACCGCGGGCCCGCGCTGCCCAAGGTGAAGACGCCCGCGGGCCACGTGTACGAGTACATCCCCCATCCACTGGGCCACATGTGCAAAAACCCCATCTACCGCTCCCGAGAGGGCAACTCCGTGGAGGATTACAAAGACCTGCACGAGCTCAAGGTCACCTACAGCAGCAACCACCACCTGCAGCaacagccgccgccgccgccgccaccgcagCCCCAGCAGCAGCCCCCGCCGccgcagctgcagctgcagccgggggaggaggagaggcggGAAAGCCACCACTTGCGGAGCCCCGCCTATAGCGTCAGCACCATCGAGCCCCGGGAGGACCTACTGTCGCCGGTGCAGGACGCCGACCGCTTTTACAGGGGCATTTTAGAACCAGACAAACACTGCTCCACCACCCCCGCCGGCAATAGCCTCCCGGAATATCCCAAATTCCCGTGCAGCCCCGCTGCTTACACTTTCTCCCCCAACTATGACCTGAGACGCCCCCATCAGTATTTGCACCCGGGGGCAGGGGACAGCAGGCTGCGGGAACCGGTGCTCTACAGCCCCCCCAGTGCTGTCTTTGTAGAACCCAACCGGAACGAATATCTGGAgttaaaagcaaaactaaacgTTGAGCCGGACTACCTCGAAGTGCTGGAAAAACAGACCACATTTAGCCAGTTCTAA